In Spinacia oleracea cultivar Varoflay chromosome 5, BTI_SOV_V1, whole genome shotgun sequence, a single window of DNA contains:
- the LOC130461831 gene encoding uncharacterized protein: MNAYDSASIYKARSKQYHDAKIEKREFKEGAKVLLYNSGLKLFPGKLKSRWSGPFDVVRVFPHGAIEIRDDDSGSFKVNGHRLKHYFLGDSIGSFASLDLKDPP, from the coding sequence ATGAATGCCTATGACTCGGCAAGCATCTACAAGGCGCGTTCTAAACAATATCATGACGCCAAGATTGAGAAGCGAGAGTTCAAGGAGGGGGCGAAGGTCCTCCTTTATAACTCTGGTTTGAAGCTGTTCCCGGGAAAACTAAAGTCCCGGTGGAGCGGTCCGTTCGATGTTGTTCGAGTTTTCCCCCATGGTGCTATCGAGATTCGGGATGACGATTCCGGGTCCTTCAAAGTGAATGGGCATCGGCTCAAACACTATTTCTTGGGAGACTCTATTGGATCTTTTGCTTCCTTGGATCTCAAGGACCCCCCATga